From a single Bacillus pseudomycoides DSM 12442 genomic region:
- a CDS encoding aspartate aminotransferase family protein has product MRDYLIKPLVGQPYPMISHGKGVYLYDQNGNKYFDGSSGAITAGIGHGVTEIAEVIKKQAEEIAFVYRSQFTSEPAEKLAKKLSDLSVGDLNWSFFVNSGTEANETAMKIAIQHFQERGIQGKHKILSRWMSYHGITMGALSMSGHPLRRQRFVSILEDYPTVPAPYCFRCPVQKVYPTCQLSCATELERAIERIGAEHIAAFIAEPIIGAAGGAVVPPKEYYKVIKDICSHYDILFIADEVMTGLGRTGAWFAMEHWGVEPDIMTLGKGLGAGYTPMAATVVSDRVMEPILRGSRSVMSGHTLSANPLSAATALAVIEYMEKHNLPEKTAEKGEYLIKGLQKVQQQSTIIADVRGKGLLIGVELQSFTKASELISVAAKNGLLLYQAVSGQAGKEDSALLVAPPMTTTYSELDELLEIFAKSVEEMMQKGGHSIV; this is encoded by the coding sequence ATGCGCGATTACTTAATTAAGCCACTTGTTGGTCAGCCGTATCCAATGATTTCACATGGAAAAGGTGTGTATTTGTATGATCAAAATGGTAATAAATATTTTGATGGTTCGTCAGGAGCGATTACGGCAGGTATCGGACATGGCGTAACAGAGATTGCGGAAGTGATTAAAAAGCAGGCAGAGGAGATTGCTTTTGTGTACCGCTCACAGTTTACGAGTGAGCCAGCTGAGAAGTTAGCAAAGAAGTTAAGTGATTTAAGTGTAGGAGATTTGAACTGGAGTTTCTTTGTGAATAGTGGTACAGAAGCGAATGAAACGGCTATGAAAATTGCGATTCAACATTTTCAAGAGCGCGGTATTCAAGGGAAACATAAAATTTTATCACGTTGGATGAGTTATCACGGTATTACGATGGGAGCTTTATCAATGTCAGGGCATCCACTTCGTCGCCAGCGATTTGTATCTATTTTAGAAGATTATCCAACTGTTCCAGCGCCGTATTGTTTCCGTTGTCCGGTGCAGAAAGTATATCCAACGTGTCAGCTTTCTTGTGCAACGGAATTAGAACGAGCAATTGAACGAATTGGTGCAGAACATATTGCAGCTTTTATAGCTGAACCGATTATTGGGGCGGCAGGCGGTGCGGTTGTACCACCGAAAGAATATTATAAAGTAATTAAAGATATTTGTAGCCATTATGATATTTTATTTATTGCTGATGAGGTGATGACAGGCCTTGGGCGTACAGGTGCATGGTTTGCGATGGAACACTGGGGCGTGGAGCCAGACATCATGACGTTAGGAAAGGGTCTAGGTGCTGGTTATACACCGATGGCCGCGACGGTTGTGAGTGACCGTGTGATGGAACCGATTTTACGAGGGTCGCGATCAGTTATGAGTGGGCATACGCTAAGTGCTAACCCGTTATCAGCCGCGACAGCTTTAGCGGTTATTGAATATATGGAGAAACATAACTTACCTGAAAAAACAGCTGAAAAAGGAGAATATTTAATAAAAGGATTGCAGAAAGTTCAGCAGCAATCGACAATTATTGCCGATGTGCGCGGAAAAGGACTCCTGATCGGAGTAGAATTGCAATCGTTTACAAAAGCGTCTGAGCTCATTTCAGTCGCGGCGAAAAACGGACTTCTTTTATATCAAGCTGTTTCAGGGCAAGCAGGAAAAGAGGATAGTGCGCTGCTTGTTGCACCGCCAATGACAACTACATATTCTGAGTTAGATGAGTTACTTGAGATTTTTGCGAAAAGTGTGGAAGAGATGATGCAAAAAGGAGGGCACAGTATCGTATGA
- the atoD gene encoding acetate CoA-transferase subunit alpha translates to MTTITNTFGKLKEIEEIMSLFHDDMTLMFGGFGGIGSPPSLIQAIAQKGITNLHLIGNDTGFPDVGIGRLVTNERVKSLITSHIGSNPNAGRQLNEGRLRIEFSPQGTLAERIRAGGMGLGGILVDVGVDTIVEEGKRTVEMNGKTYLLETALTAEVSIVYAKKADPFGNLVFDKSARNMNPHVAMAGDITIVEAEEIVPLGSLDPEEIVVPGVFVNYIVPSEGVNWKWVWE, encoded by the coding sequence ATGACAACCATTACAAATACATTTGGTAAATTAAAAGAAATTGAAGAGATTATGTCATTGTTTCATGATGATATGACGTTAATGTTTGGAGGGTTTGGCGGAATTGGATCCCCTCCATCATTAATACAGGCTATTGCACAAAAAGGAATTACAAATTTACATTTAATCGGAAATGATACGGGATTTCCAGATGTAGGAATTGGCCGCCTTGTAACAAATGAGCGAGTGAAATCATTAATTACTTCTCATATTGGTTCAAATCCAAATGCAGGAAGACAGTTAAATGAAGGACGATTACGGATTGAGTTTTCGCCTCAGGGAACGCTAGCAGAGCGAATTCGTGCAGGTGGAATGGGATTAGGCGGAATTCTTGTCGATGTTGGTGTGGATACGATTGTAGAGGAAGGAAAACGAACAGTCGAAATGAACGGAAAAACATATTTATTGGAAACGGCTTTAACTGCAGAGGTATCGATTGTATATGCGAAGAAGGCGGATCCGTTTGGCAATCTTGTGTTTGATAAAAGTGCTCGCAATATGAATCCACACGTTGCGATGGCTGGAGATATTACAATTGTTGAGGCAGAAGAAATCGTACCGCTTGGAAGTTTAGATCCTGAGGAAATTGTTGTTCCAGGTGTTTTTGTAAATTATATTGTGCCGTCGGAAGGAGTGAATTGGAAATGGGTATGGGAGTAG
- a CDS encoding CoA transferase subunit B, whose protein sequence is MGMGVEVRDKIARRAAKEIQNGMIVNLGIGIPSLVPNHLPEDIHVMFQAENGIVGMGPTPSKGSEDENLCNAAGLPTSLITGASYFDSCTAFGMIRKGLLDVTILGSLQVSEKGDLANWIVPGKRVPGIGGAMDLAQKAKRVVVVMNHVDKYGNAKIVSECTLPLTSKRCVDLIITDMAVMEVTSEGLILQELMSPYTVEDVKRNTEASFHVSSNLLVIE, encoded by the coding sequence ATGGGTATGGGAGTAGAAGTACGAGATAAGATAGCAAGGCGTGCTGCGAAAGAAATTCAAAATGGAATGATTGTAAATTTAGGGATTGGTATCCCTTCTCTTGTACCTAACCATTTGCCTGAAGATATACATGTTATGTTCCAGGCGGAAAATGGAATCGTTGGAATGGGCCCGACGCCAAGTAAAGGAAGCGAAGATGAAAACTTGTGTAATGCGGCTGGATTGCCGACGTCACTCATTACAGGAGCAAGTTATTTTGACAGTTGCACGGCATTTGGAATGATTCGAAAAGGGTTGCTTGATGTAACAATACTTGGTTCACTACAAGTAAGTGAAAAAGGTGATTTAGCAAATTGGATTGTTCCCGGGAAACGTGTTCCTGGTATTGGCGGAGCGATGGATTTAGCGCAAAAAGCAAAGCGGGTCGTTGTTGTGATGAATCACGTTGATAAGTATGGAAATGCAAAAATTGTTTCAGAATGTACGCTTCCATTAACGTCGAAAAGGTGCGTGGATTTAATTATTACAGATATGGCTGTAATGGAAGTTACTTCTGAAGGTTTAATACTCCAAGAGTTAATGAGCCCTTATACAGTAGAGGATGTAAAACGAAATACGGAGGCATCTTTTCATGTGAGTTCTAATTTACTTGTGATTGAATGA
- a CDS encoding peptidase yields the protein MEQLKKQVCDYIESHEGESVKLLKRLIQEKSVSGDESGAQAIVIEKLRELGLDLDIWEPSFTKMKDHPYFVSPRTNFSDSPNIVATLKGSGDGKSMILNGHIDVVPEGDVNQWEHHPYSGEKVGNRIYGRGTTDMKGGNVALMLAIEAIVELGIELKGDIYFQSVIEEESGGAGTLAAILRGYKADGVIIPEPTNMKFFPKQQGSMWFRLHVKGKAAHGGTRYEGVSAIEKSVFVVEHLRQLEQKRNERITDPLYKEIPIPVPINVGKIEGGSWPSSVPDSLILEGRCGVAPNETMEAVKEEFENWIGQLKNVDPWFEEYPVEVEWFGARWVPGELDEEHALITTLQDNFAQIEGRSPIIEASPWGTDGGLFTQIAEIPTIIFGPGETKVAHYPNEYIEVDKMIAAAKVIACTLLDWCEVKK from the coding sequence ATGGAGCAATTAAAAAAACAAGTGTGTGATTATATTGAAAGTCATGAAGGAGAAAGTGTAAAGCTCTTAAAACGATTAATTCAAGAAAAAAGTGTATCTGGAGATGAGAGCGGCGCGCAAGCAATTGTCATTGAAAAACTACGTGAATTAGGTTTAGATCTCGATATTTGGGAGCCTTCTTTTACAAAAATGAAAGATCATCCTTATTTTGTATCTCCAAGAACGAATTTTTCAGATAGCCCAAATATTGTTGCGACGTTAAAAGGAAGCGGCGATGGAAAATCAATGATTTTAAATGGACATATCGATGTTGTACCAGAAGGTGATGTGAATCAGTGGGAACACCATCCATATAGTGGTGAAAAAGTAGGGAATCGCATATATGGTCGTGGAACAACCGATATGAAGGGCGGCAATGTGGCGCTTATGCTGGCAATCGAAGCGATTGTAGAACTGGGTATTGAGTTAAAAGGAGATATTTATTTTCAAAGTGTAATAGAAGAGGAGAGCGGTGGAGCAGGTACTTTAGCAGCAATTTTACGAGGGTATAAGGCAGATGGGGTTATCATTCCAGAACCAACAAATATGAAGTTTTTCCCGAAACAACAAGGTTCGATGTGGTTTCGCTTGCATGTGAAAGGAAAAGCAGCACATGGCGGGACTCGTTATGAAGGAGTAAGTGCAATTGAAAAGAGCGTGTTTGTTGTTGAACATTTGAGACAATTAGAACAGAAAAGAAATGAACGGATTACAGACCCGTTATATAAAGAAATTCCAATCCCTGTTCCAATCAATGTTGGGAAAATTGAAGGTGGTAGCTGGCCAAGCTCCGTACCAGATTCGTTGATTTTAGAAGGAAGATGTGGAGTTGCGCCGAATGAGACTATGGAGGCGGTAAAAGAAGAATTTGAAAATTGGATAGGGCAATTAAAGAATGTAGATCCATGGTTCGAAGAATATCCAGTAGAGGTAGAATGGTTTGGGGCAAGGTGGGTCCCAGGTGAATTAGATGAGGAGCATGCGCTCATTACAACGCTTCAAGATAATTTTGCTCAAATTGAAGGAAGAAGTCCAATTATAGAAGCATCACCATGGGGCACAGATGGTGGTTTATTTACACAAATCGCAGAAATCCCAACCATTATATTCGGACCAGGAGAGACAAAGGTAGCCCACTATCCAAATGAATACATTGAAGTGGATAAAATGATTGCCGCAGCAAAAGTTATTGCATGTACATTACTAGACTGGTGTGAGGTGAAAAAATGA
- the ablB gene encoding putative beta-lysine N-acetyltransferase, translated as MNYYESFREQTNYYTVEGVLDYFNKRIRVDHYTGNVESLMRKIEELAEKHSFTKCIIKGKGEHVSAWLSFGFLLEATIPHYFQGHDAYFFVKYRDDERRNSIQWIDEDRIIDGVREKEVKEKQVPEKFVLRKATEADAEELAGVFGKVFEIYPTPLNEADYIVQTMKEDTIYYVYESEERIISTASAEMNVKEGNAELTNCATLPEYRKHGFMKSLLIKLEEELQERAIFCSYTIARSLSFGMNAAFHQLGYTYTGRLANNCYIFDKLEDMNVWVKDLSRMNG; from the coding sequence ATGAACTATTATGAATCATTCAGAGAACAGACAAACTACTATACTGTAGAAGGAGTGCTAGATTATTTTAATAAACGTATTCGGGTAGATCATTATACAGGAAATGTAGAAAGTCTTATGCGAAAAATAGAAGAGTTAGCAGAGAAGCATTCTTTCACCAAATGCATTATAAAAGGAAAGGGAGAGCATGTTTCGGCGTGGCTCTCTTTTGGCTTTTTATTAGAAGCGACGATTCCACATTATTTTCAAGGACATGATGCATACTTTTTCGTAAAATATCGTGATGATGAAAGACGAAATAGTATCCAGTGGATTGATGAGGACCGCATTATAGATGGTGTGAGAGAAAAGGAAGTAAAGGAGAAACAAGTTCCAGAAAAATTTGTACTACGAAAAGCGACAGAGGCAGACGCAGAAGAATTGGCAGGTGTATTTGGAAAAGTGTTTGAAATTTATCCGACACCGTTAAATGAAGCAGACTATATTGTTCAGACGATGAAAGAAGATACGATTTATTATGTGTATGAATCAGAGGAACGTATTATTAGTACTGCTTCAGCAGAAATGAATGTGAAAGAAGGTAACGCAGAATTAACGAATTGTGCAACTTTACCTGAATATCGAAAGCATGGATTTATGAAAAGTTTACTCATTAAGTTAGAAGAAGAACTACAAGAGAGAGCAATCTTTTGTTCTTACACAATCGCACGTTCACTTTCGTTTGGTATGAATGCAGCTTTTCATCAGCTAGGATATACATACACAGGAAGGCTAGCAAATAATTGTTATATTTTTGATAAATTAGAAGATATGAATGTATGGGTAAAAGATTTATCCCGCATGAATGGGTAG
- a CDS encoding sigma-54 interaction domain-containing protein, whose protein sequence is MTLLAVSTQEVIEAILGSIDEAIHAVDENGITIFYNTVAAKHDGSKIENVLGKHLLEAFPSLSRETSTLMKVLNTKKPILHQVQRYQNLNGEDVCTVNTTLPIFIEGEIAGAVEIAKDYSTIQKLTDTIVDLQSKMKRSSRKKITKKHVAFNTIVTNDSRFKQTKDLAQKVAPTNANVLIYGETGTGKELFVQAIHEASNRKNKPFIAQNCAALPESLLESLLFGTTKGSYTGAIERAGLFELADGGTLFLDELNSMPLDLQAKMLRALEDGVIRRIGDSKTRKVDVRVITAMNQPPEVCLRENKIRTDLYYRLNVFSLYIPPLRERKEDVLLLASYFLRDYNKEYKKQVLHIDNGTKERLLAYHWPGNVRELKHTIEHAVIIAEGGSLTVSCLPRTFRKEVDSKKQKKSILPLREALHQTEKELINQALMETDGNILQAAKLLGIPRQTLQYKLNKYDKTAE, encoded by the coding sequence ATGACATTGCTGGCAGTTTCGACACAAGAAGTCATTGAAGCGATTTTGGGCAGTATTGATGAAGCGATTCATGCTGTGGATGAGAATGGTATTACAATTTTTTATAATACTGTTGCTGCAAAACATGACGGATCAAAGATTGAGAATGTATTGGGTAAGCATTTATTAGAAGCATTCCCATCTCTATCAAGGGAAACGAGTACACTTATGAAAGTTTTAAATACAAAAAAGCCGATTTTACATCAAGTGCAGCGTTATCAAAATTTAAATGGTGAAGATGTTTGTACTGTAAATACCACATTACCTATTTTTATAGAAGGTGAAATTGCAGGTGCTGTTGAAATCGCAAAAGATTACTCGACGATTCAAAAATTAACGGATACAATTGTTGATTTACAATCGAAAATGAAACGATCCTCTAGGAAGAAGATAACAAAAAAACACGTTGCTTTTAATACAATTGTGACGAATGATTCCCGCTTTAAACAAACAAAAGATTTGGCGCAAAAGGTAGCTCCAACAAATGCAAACGTTTTAATATACGGGGAAACAGGAACAGGAAAGGAACTATTTGTACAAGCGATTCATGAGGCTTCCAACCGTAAAAACAAACCGTTTATTGCCCAGAATTGTGCAGCTCTTCCAGAGTCCTTACTAGAAAGTCTATTATTTGGGACAACTAAAGGGAGTTATACTGGAGCTATTGAACGTGCGGGGCTATTTGAACTTGCAGATGGAGGGACATTATTTTTAGATGAATTAAATTCGATGCCCCTTGATCTGCAGGCGAAAATGCTACGTGCATTAGAAGATGGAGTAATTCGTCGCATCGGTGATAGTAAGACGAGAAAAGTAGATGTTCGCGTGATTACGGCGATGAATCAACCTCCAGAAGTATGTTTACGTGAAAATAAAATTCGTACCGATTTATATTATCGTTTAAATGTATTTTCTCTATATATTCCACCGCTTCGTGAACGAAAAGAAGATGTATTATTGTTAGCATCCTACTTTTTAAGAGACTATAACAAAGAATATAAAAAACAGGTGCTCCATATTGATAATGGGACGAAAGAAAGGTTGCTAGCATATCATTGGCCTGGAAATGTAAGAGAGTTAAAACACACGATTGAACACGCTGTAATTATTGCAGAAGGAGGTTCATTAACAGTTAGTTGTTTACCACGAACATTTCGAAAAGAAGTAGATTCAAAGAAACAGAAGAAATCTATTCTTCCATTACGTGAGGCACTTCACCAAACAGAGAAAGAATTAATTAATCAAGCGCTAATGGAAACGGATGGGAATATTTTGCAAGCTGCTAAATTATTAGGTATTCCAAGACAAACATTGCAGTATAAATTAAATAAGTATGACAAAACCGCCGAATAA
- the ablA gene encoding lysine 2,3-aminomutase, with product MLHDVYKPNRHWKDIELWKDVTEEQWNDWVWQLTNTIKTLDDLKKVINLTPEEEEGVKISTKTIPLNITPYYASLMNPDDPRCPIRMQSVPISEELYKTKYDLEDPLHEDEDSPVPGLTHRYPDRVLFLVTNQCSMYCRYCTRRRFSGQIGMGVPKKQLDDAIAYIRETPQVRDVLISGGDGLLINDKILEYVLKNLRAIPHVEIIRIGTRAPVVFPQRITENLCNIIKKYHPVWLNTHFNTSIEITEESKLACEMLANAGVPIGNQAVILAGINDSVPIMKKLMHDLVKIRVRPYYIYQCDLSEGIGHFRAPVSKGLEIIEGLRGHTSGYAVPTFVVDAPGGGGKIALQPNYLISQSADKVVLRNFEGVITTYPEPENYVPGRAEGYFKEIYPTYEEKRSDIGVAGLMSDKKFNLVPDDLQRMNRRKDYETNETHSSLKDKRDKRDQLKDKKYQAQMSKLEDGKKAEGDAV from the coding sequence ATGTTACATGATGTATACAAACCAAATCGTCACTGGAAAGATATCGAATTATGGAAAGATGTTACAGAAGAGCAATGGAATGATTGGGTTTGGCAATTAACGAATACGATCAAAACGTTAGATGATTTAAAGAAAGTGATTAATTTGACACCAGAAGAAGAAGAAGGTGTTAAAATTTCAACAAAAACGATTCCGTTAAATATTACACCGTACTATGCTTCTCTTATGAATCCTGATGATCCACGCTGTCCGATTCGGATGCAATCTGTACCGATTTCGGAAGAATTATATAAAACAAAGTATGATTTAGAAGATCCGCTTCATGAAGATGAGGATTCACCAGTTCCAGGTTTAACACATCGTTATCCAGACCGCGTGTTATTTTTAGTAACAAATCAATGTTCTATGTACTGTCGTTACTGTACACGTCGTCGTTTTAGTGGACAAATTGGAATGGGTGTTCCGAAAAAACAATTAGATGATGCAATTGCTTATATTCGTGAAACGCCACAAGTACGAGATGTTTTAATTTCTGGTGGGGATGGTCTTCTTATTAATGATAAAATCTTAGAATACGTATTAAAAAATTTACGCGCAATTCCGCATGTGGAAATTATTCGTATCGGAACGAGAGCGCCAGTTGTATTCCCGCAACGTATTACAGAAAATCTATGTAATATTATTAAAAAATATCACCCAGTATGGTTAAATACGCACTTTAACACTTCTATTGAAATTACAGAAGAATCAAAACTAGCATGTGAAATGCTTGCAAATGCAGGTGTTCCAATTGGAAACCAAGCGGTTATTTTAGCAGGTATTAATGATAGCGTTCCGATTATGAAAAAACTGATGCACGATTTAGTAAAAATTCGTGTTCGTCCGTATTACATTTATCAATGTGATTTATCAGAAGGTATCGGTCATTTCCGCGCTCCGGTTTCAAAAGGATTAGAAATTATTGAAGGGTTACGTGGACATACGTCTGGTTATGCGGTCCCAACGTTCGTTGTAGATGCACCAGGAGGCGGCGGGAAAATTGCTCTTCAGCCAAATTATTTAATTTCACAAAGCGCAGATAAAGTTGTTCTTCGTAACTTTGAAGGTGTTATTACAACATATCCAGAACCAGAAAACTATGTACCAGGAAGAGCGGAAGGTTACTTTAAAGAGATTTATCCAACATATGAAGAGAAACGTTCGGATATTGGTGTAGCAGGATTGATGAGTGATAAGAAATTTAATCTTGTTCCGGATGATTTACAACGTATGAATCGTCGGAAAGATTATGAAACAAATGAAACACATTCTTCTTTAAAAGATAAACGAGATAAGCGTGATCAGTTAAAAGATAAAAAGTATCAAGCCCAAATGTCGAAATTAGAAGATGGCAAAAAAGCTGAGGGTGACGCAGTATGA
- a CDS encoding YokU family protein yields the protein MNCMWCDSTEARESLNTVYWELPDGTKAIEIQKTPCISCSSCGMDYQADHVVKEIEDQLFLIYTKDLPKQLTYEELMERPRLLKRNYFDF from the coding sequence ATGAATTGTATGTGGTGTGACAGTACAGAAGCAAGAGAAAGTCTGAATACTGTATATTGGGAATTGCCAGATGGTACAAAAGCCATTGAAATTCAAAAGACACCATGTATTTCGTGTTCATCATGTGGAATGGACTATCAGGCTGATCATGTTGTAAAAGAAATAGAAGATCAGTTGTTTTTAATTTATACAAAAGATTTACCAAAACAATTGACATATGAAGAATTAATGGAACGTCCACGTCTCCTAAAAAGAAATTATTTCGACTTTTAA
- a CDS encoding YozE family protein, which yields MKKSFYHYMMKYRASLIRNEISDLAEAMYDDLSFPKQSEDYDEISSYLELSGLLGSMSIFDEAWELYIQER from the coding sequence TTGAAAAAGTCATTTTATCACTATATGATGAAGTATCGTGCGTCTTTAATCAGAAATGAAATATCAGATTTAGCTGAAGCTATGTACGATGATTTAAGTTTTCCGAAGCAATCAGAAGATTACGATGAAATTAGTTCATATTTAGAATTAAGTGGATTACTAGGCAGTATGTCTATTTTTGATGAGGCGTGGGAGCTATACATACAAGAAAGATAA
- a CDS encoding DUF3930 family protein, with amino-acid sequence MEYQYEIEQRKEEFMHEDKWADSIIKGLIIFLTIVGIPYTIYIFVQFLLAF; translated from the coding sequence ATGGAATATCAATATGAAATAGAGCAAAGAAAAGAAGAGTTCATGCATGAAGATAAATGGGCAGACTCTATCATTAAAGGGCTTATTATTTTTTTAACTATTGTAGGTATACCGTACACAATATATATTTTTGTTCAATTCCTTCTTGCTTTCTAA
- a CDS encoding YozD family protein has product MKEIEVVIDTEEIAEFFYEQLIERGYVPKREEIEDLADITFEYLLEKCMIDEVFDEEEG; this is encoded by the coding sequence ATGAAGGAAATTGAAGTCGTAATTGATACGGAAGAAATTGCGGAGTTTTTTTATGAGCAACTAATTGAGAGAGGGTATGTACCAAAGCGAGAAGAGATTGAAGATCTCGCTGATATTACATTTGAATATTTACTAGAAAAATGTATGATTGATGAAGTGTTTGATGAGGAGGAAGGGTGA
- a CDS encoding serine/threonine protein kinase, with translation MKWRDILAWFDRPLRMDTIVSQRYKIESVIGMGSYGFTYIVYDLQTKEKRVLKQLRQSKQKYMSGRRSFAQEQAILEQLDHPAIPRLYNGFIWKKQPFFVMEYMPGKNFEDFIFKDGHVYEEREVFQILYKVLEPVSYFHSKGIIHRDLRIPNILIKEEQISIIDFGLARFIEEIDERASTYEGEQAYMREIHYRSDFYALGHFTLFLLYSGYESTAKEERPWYEELQLMKENCEIIMRMLRMKPPYYENIQEVREDVRHALERMGDTCFKSF, from the coding sequence ATGAAATGGCGTGATATACTCGCCTGGTTTGATAGACCGCTGCGTATGGATACAATTGTCTCGCAGCGCTATAAAATTGAATCAGTAATTGGAATGGGCAGCTATGGCTTTACATATATCGTTTATGATTTGCAAACGAAAGAAAAAAGAGTTTTGAAACAGTTAAGACAAAGTAAGCAAAAATATATGTCAGGTAGAAGGTCATTCGCACAGGAGCAAGCGATTTTAGAGCAGTTAGATCATCCGGCAATACCGCGCTTATATAACGGCTTTATATGGAAAAAACAGCCGTTTTTTGTAATGGAGTACATGCCAGGTAAGAATTTTGAAGACTTCATTTTCAAAGATGGACATGTATATGAAGAGCGTGAGGTTTTTCAGATTTTATATAAAGTACTTGAGCCAGTTTCTTATTTTCATAGTAAAGGTATTATTCACCGAGACTTACGAATTCCTAACATTTTAATAAAAGAGGAGCAGATTAGTATTATCGATTTTGGATTAGCTAGATTTATAGAAGAAATCGATGAACGAGCATCTACCTATGAAGGAGAACAAGCCTATATGCGAGAAATTCACTATCGTAGTGATTTTTATGCGCTAGGCCACTTTACATTATTTTTATTATACTCTGGCTATGAATCTACTGCAAAAGAAGAAAGGCCATGGTATGAAGAGTTACAGCTAATGAAAGAAAACTGTGAAATTATTATGCGAATGCTACGGATGAAGCCTCCTTATTACGAAAATATACAAGAAGTTAGAGAAGATGTACGCCATGCATTAGAAAGGATGGGGGATACATGTTTCAAAAGTTTTTAG
- a CDS encoding sporulation protein: MFQKFLASVGIGNAKVDTVLEKDEYLVGEEIVGVVHITGGSVNQQIESIYLTLSTSYIREVDDKKVSATFDLERVRLTEPITISPNEKVEIPFSFSMPIEAPLTFGMKTVWIHTGLDIKHSIDPSDRDYIQVLPNVLLNSVLDSVKQLGFRLRQAECEELPRHLRANIPFAQEFEFIPVSGQYYGKLDELELLILPRAYDRLDIIMEVDRKARGLAGLFSEALDLDERVVRFTVTREDIPTMQQKINSYIS, translated from the coding sequence ATGTTTCAAAAGTTTTTAGCAAGCGTTGGAATAGGAAATGCAAAAGTGGATACAGTTCTTGAGAAAGATGAATATTTAGTAGGAGAAGAAATTGTAGGTGTGGTTCATATTACGGGTGGATCAGTCAATCAACAAATTGAAAGCATTTATTTAACACTATCGACATCGTATATACGAGAAGTAGATGATAAAAAAGTAAGTGCTACATTCGATCTAGAACGAGTACGTTTAACCGAACCTATTACGATATCTCCAAATGAAAAAGTAGAAATTCCATTTTCATTCTCAATGCCAATTGAAGCGCCACTTACATTTGGAATGAAAACGGTTTGGATTCATACAGGTCTTGATATTAAGCACAGTATTGATCCGAGTGATCGTGATTACATTCAGGTGCTACCGAATGTGTTATTAAACAGTGTTTTAGATAGCGTAAAACAATTAGGATTTAGGCTTCGTCAAGCGGAGTGTGAAGAATTACCACGTCATTTACGTGCCAATATTCCATTTGCGCAAGAGTTTGAGTTCATTCCAGTTTCCGGACAGTATTATGGCAAATTGGATGAATTGGAATTATTAATTTTACCACGTGCTTATGATCGTTTGGACATTATTATGGAAGTTGACAGAAAAGCCCGTGGATTAGCAGGTTTATTTTCAGAAGCTTTAGACTTAGATGAAAGAGTTGTTCGCTTTACTGTAACACGTGAAGACATTCCAACGATGCAGCAAAAAATTAACAGTTATATTTCTTAA